One Oscillospiraceae bacterium DNA window includes the following coding sequences:
- the serS gene encoding serine--tRNA ligase, with protein sequence MIDIKLIREKPDFVKAAIKKREMDLDSVVDEILAVDKERREATGKVESKKAEQNAVSKEIPKIKKAGGDVSEVLARMKALSGEVKEADAKLQEINDKQKTLMLSLPNLPDPDVQAGGKENNIPDHYFKEKPVFDFQPKNHVDLCESLGLIDYQRGAKIAGSGAWIYRGWGARMEWAILNFFINEHLSDGYELILPPHMLGYECGYVAGQFPKFSDEVYWIQNPTSSEKKFLLPTAETALVNLHRDEILTEKDLPRKYIAYTPCYRREAGSYRSEERGMIRGHQFNKVEMVQYTKPQDSDAAFQELVGKAERLVQELGLHYRVSRLAAGDCSFSMARTYDIEVWIPSMGIYKEVSSASNARDYQARRGNIKYRDADHKLHFVHTLNASGLATSRVMPAIVEQYQNADGSVTVPEVLRPYMGIDVIRPDKD encoded by the coding sequence AGCGGCCATTAAAAAGCGGGAAATGGACCTCGACAGCGTGGTCGACGAGATCCTTGCAGTGGACAAAGAGCGCCGTGAAGCAACCGGAAAAGTCGAAAGCAAAAAGGCAGAGCAAAATGCTGTCAGCAAAGAGATTCCAAAAATTAAAAAAGCCGGCGGCGACGTTTCTGAGGTATTGGCCCGCATGAAAGCCCTTTCCGGCGAGGTAAAGGAAGCGGACGCAAAGCTGCAGGAGATTAACGACAAGCAGAAAACGCTGATGCTTTCTCTGCCAAACCTGCCTGACCCGGATGTACAGGCCGGCGGCAAGGAAAACAATATTCCCGATCACTACTTCAAAGAGAAGCCGGTTTTTGACTTTCAGCCGAAAAACCATGTAGACCTGTGCGAAAGCCTGGGCCTTATCGACTATCAGCGCGGCGCAAAAATCGCGGGCAGCGGTGCCTGGATTTACCGCGGCTGGGGTGCCCGCATGGAGTGGGCAATCCTCAATTTCTTTATCAATGAACATCTTTCCGATGGCTATGAATTGATTCTGCCGCCGCACATGCTCGGCTATGAGTGCGGCTATGTTGCGGGCCAGTTCCCGAAATTCAGCGATGAAGTGTACTGGATTCAGAACCCAACCAGCAGCGAAAAGAAATTTTTGCTGCCCACCGCTGAGACAGCGCTGGTCAACCTGCATCGCGATGAAATCCTGACCGAAAAAGACCTGCCGCGCAAGTACATTGCCTATACCCCGTGCTACCGCCGGGAGGCAGGCTCTTACCGCAGCGAAGAGCGCGGTATGATTCGCGGCCATCAGTTTAATAAAGTAGAAATGGTGCAGTACACGAAACCACAGGACAGCGACGCCGCATTCCAGGAATTGGTTGGCAAGGCAGAGCGTTTGGTACAGGAATTGGGCCTGCACTACCGTGTCAGCCGCCTGGCTGCAGGGGACTGCTCTTTCTCTATGGCGCGCACCTATGACATAGAGGTCTGGATTCCCTCTATGGGCATTTATAAAGAAGTTTCTTCTGCGTCGAATGCACGGGACTATCAGGCACGCCGCGGCAACATCAAGTACCGTGATGCTGACCACAAGCTGCACTTTGTGCATACACTGAATGCCTCTGGTCTGGCGACTTCGCGTGTCATGCCCGCTATCGTGGAGCAGTACCAGAATGCGGATGGCAGTGTAACTGTGCCGGAAGTACTGCGCCCGTATATGGGGATTGATGTCATTCGGCCTGATAAAGACTAA